Proteins co-encoded in one Sphingopyxis sp. BE259 genomic window:
- a CDS encoding nitronate monooxygenase, which produces MTEPNLAARLRTGLRLPVMAGPMFIASTADLVIAQCNAGIIGAMPALNPRSTEALDKDLARIAASVGARPWCVNLVAHKSNERLAPDLEVVLRHKVPIVVLALAADPGLVRELQANGSLVFQDVIRNRHAQKCAEMGVDGIIAVAAGAGGHTGDQSPFALVGEIREWWDGLLLLAGCIANGRGVLASEAMGADLAYIGSPFLASSEANTQPGFKQMLVDGSAKDVLVTSCFTGVKASFLRPSLIENGLDPDNLVPATSGGAIDINNGGANSKAWRDIWSAGQGIGAVKEAGPAGAWIDWLADDYAAARRAMGLAQ; this is translated from the coding sequence ATGACCGAACCCAACCTCGCTGCCCGGCTCAGGACCGGCCTCCGTCTTCCGGTGATGGCCGGGCCGATGTTTATCGCCTCGACGGCCGATCTCGTCATCGCGCAATGCAACGCCGGGATCATCGGCGCGATGCCGGCGCTCAATCCGCGCAGCACCGAGGCGCTCGACAAGGATCTGGCGCGCATCGCGGCAAGCGTCGGTGCGCGGCCCTGGTGCGTCAATCTCGTCGCGCACAAGAGCAACGAACGGCTCGCGCCCGACCTGGAGGTTGTGCTGCGGCATAAGGTCCCGATCGTCGTGCTGGCGCTCGCGGCCGACCCCGGACTGGTGCGCGAGCTCCAGGCAAATGGCAGCCTCGTGTTCCAGGATGTGATCCGCAACCGTCACGCCCAGAAATGCGCCGAGATGGGCGTCGACGGCATCATCGCGGTTGCCGCGGGCGCGGGCGGTCACACCGGCGACCAGTCGCCCTTCGCGCTCGTCGGCGAGATCCGCGAATGGTGGGACGGGCTGCTGCTGCTTGCGGGGTGCATCGCAAACGGTCGCGGCGTGCTGGCGTCCGAGGCCATGGGCGCCGATCTCGCCTATATCGGCTCGCCCTTTCTCGCGTCGAGCGAGGCGAACACGCAGCCGGGTTTCAAGCAGATGCTCGTCGACGGAAGCGCCAAAGACGTGCTCGTCACCAGCTGCTTTACCGGCGTGAAGGCGAGTTTCCTGCGACCATCGCTGATCGAGAACGGCCTCGACCCCGACAATCTCGTACCCGCCACCAGCGGCGGGGCGATCGATATCAACAATGGCGGTGCCAACAGCAAGGCGTGGCGGGACATATGGAGCGCCGGACAGGGGATCGGCGCGGTGAAGGAGGCCGGGCCTGCCGGCGCATGGATCGACTGGCTCGCGGACGACTATGCCGCTGCCCGCCGGGCCATGGGGCTTGCGCAATGA
- a CDS encoding CoA ester lyase, giving the protein MRLRSLLFVPGDSEKKFAKARAIGADALILDLEDSVAPSMKEAARAQVATLLDDQSQHDWSFFVRVNPFDTGMTFDDLAAVVKPGLDGLLIPKANGAADIARIGAELDRLESAAGMTQGRVKIAVVATETPLAMFNLGSYTPPHPRLVALTWGAEDLAAAIGATGNKEEDGHWTDPYRLARSLCLYASASAGVAPVDTLYADFRNPDGLEADCRRARRDGFTGRIAIHPDQVDIINRCFSPSSAEIAEAQKIVDAFAANPDAGTLGIDGKMYDIPHLKAARRTLASA; this is encoded by the coding sequence GTGAGGCTTCGCTCGCTCCTCTTCGTCCCTGGCGACAGCGAAAAGAAATTCGCCAAGGCGCGCGCGATCGGTGCCGACGCCCTGATCCTCGATCTCGAGGACAGTGTTGCGCCGAGCATGAAGGAAGCGGCCCGCGCGCAGGTCGCCACGCTCCTCGACGACCAGAGCCAACATGACTGGTCCTTCTTCGTGCGCGTCAACCCGTTCGATACCGGCATGACCTTCGACGACCTCGCCGCTGTGGTGAAACCCGGCCTCGACGGCTTGCTCATCCCCAAAGCCAATGGCGCCGCCGACATCGCGCGGATCGGGGCCGAGCTTGACCGCCTCGAAAGCGCTGCCGGAATGACGCAAGGGCGTGTGAAGATCGCTGTGGTGGCGACCGAAACGCCGCTCGCGATGTTCAATCTCGGCAGCTACACCCCGCCGCATCCGCGCCTGGTCGCCTTGACCTGGGGCGCCGAGGATCTTGCCGCGGCGATCGGCGCCACCGGCAACAAGGAAGAGGACGGACACTGGACCGATCCTTATCGCCTTGCACGATCGCTCTGTCTTTATGCGTCCGCGTCGGCGGGGGTCGCGCCGGTCGACACGCTTTATGCCGATTTCCGTAATCCGGACGGTCTCGAGGCCGACTGCCGCCGCGCGCGCCGCGACGGCTTCACCGGCCGGATCGCGATCCACCCCGATCAGGTCGACATCATCAATCGCTGCTTTAGCCCGTCCTCCGCCGAAATCGCGGAGGCGCAGAAGATTGTCGACGCCTTTGCCGCCAATCCTGACGCCGGCACGCTCGGGATCGACGGAAAAATGTACGACATTCCCCATTTGAAGGCCGCGCGCCGCACGCTTGCCAGCGCCTGA
- a CDS encoding NADP-dependent oxidoreductase yields MNRQCLLVCRPEGVAQAKNFEIVEAPHQPLGDGDIRVRNQFLSVEPAMRGWIADKGNYAEPVAIGSVMRALTAGIVTETRHADYVIGDAVTGWFGWQEEAVAPANAVVRKIAETDLPLSLSLGILGINGVTAYLALNGIGQPKPGETLLVSTAAGAVGSAVGQIGKLLGCRTVGIAGGPDKVTLCLERFGYDAAIDYKAGDLRAALARACPEDIDIYFDNTAGTISDAVMAHLALRARVVVCGTAAIDRWDPWPEGPRIERHLLVKRARMEGFVIFDHMDRYEASVAQLADWVRNGQLAYEEDILSGIEACPDALAGLYRGENRGKRIIRL; encoded by the coding sequence ATGAACCGCCAATGCCTCCTCGTCTGCCGACCCGAGGGCGTCGCGCAGGCGAAGAATTTCGAAATCGTCGAGGCGCCGCACCAGCCGCTCGGCGACGGCGATATCCGGGTTCGCAACCAGTTCCTGTCGGTCGAGCCCGCGATGCGCGGATGGATCGCGGACAAGGGTAATTATGCCGAGCCGGTCGCGATCGGGTCGGTGATGCGGGCGCTGACCGCGGGGATTGTGACCGAAACGCGCCATGCCGATTATGTGATCGGCGACGCGGTGACCGGCTGGTTCGGATGGCAGGAGGAAGCAGTCGCGCCCGCAAACGCGGTGGTGCGCAAGATCGCCGAGACCGACCTGCCGCTATCGCTGAGCCTGGGCATCTTGGGCATCAACGGCGTCACCGCATATCTTGCGCTCAACGGCATCGGCCAGCCCAAACCCGGCGAGACATTACTCGTTTCGACCGCCGCGGGGGCGGTCGGGTCGGCGGTGGGCCAGATCGGCAAGCTGCTCGGATGCCGGACCGTCGGTATCGCGGGCGGCCCCGACAAGGTGACGCTCTGCCTCGAACGCTTCGGCTATGATGCCGCCATCGACTATAAGGCGGGCGACCTCCGCGCTGCGCTCGCGCGGGCCTGTCCCGAAGACATCGACATCTATTTCGACAATACGGCAGGCACGATCAGCGATGCCGTAATGGCGCATCTCGCCCTTCGCGCGCGGGTCGTCGTCTGTGGGACCGCCGCGATCGATCGATGGGATCCCTGGCCGGAAGGGCCGCGCATCGAACGCCATCTGCTCGTCAAGCGGGCACGGATGGAGGGATTCGTGATCTTCGATCATATGGACCGCTACGAAGCCAGCGTCGCCCAGCTGGCCGATTGGGTGCGCAACGGCCAGCTCGCCTATGAAGAGGACATCCTCTCGGGTATCGAGGCTTGCCCCGACGCGCTCGCGGGGCTCTACCGCGGCGAGAACCGGGGCAAACGGATCATCCGTCTCTGA
- a CDS encoding enoyl-CoA hydratase/isomerase family protein, translating into MAFERLTLTVEDGLARLEFNNAVRGNPIDEIFCAETCEAATLLSVDPAVRCVLVTAKGDAFGYGGDINSFVGDLASLPTNIKRWTTTLHSAVARLQRMDAPVVAAVHGVCAGGMSAFVAGADILIAADDAKFVAAYPGIGFSCDAGSSIMYARRMGAARARRFLLLNETLTADAALACGLADEVHARDAFLGRAEEIARQLAAGPTKAFGEIRRLMLSVYDQPLETQLELEAQALSRSSATRDAANAIVAFSERRRPEFGGV; encoded by the coding sequence ATGGCGTTCGAGCGCTTGACGCTTACGGTTGAGGATGGGTTGGCGCGCCTGGAGTTCAACAATGCGGTGCGGGGCAACCCCATCGATGAGATCTTTTGCGCCGAGACATGCGAGGCCGCCACGTTGCTCTCGGTCGACCCCGCAGTGCGTTGTGTCCTTGTCACCGCCAAGGGTGACGCCTTCGGCTATGGCGGCGACATCAACAGCTTTGTCGGCGATCTCGCGTCGCTTCCCACCAACATCAAGCGCTGGACGACGACGCTTCACAGTGCTGTCGCGCGATTGCAGCGCATGGATGCCCCGGTCGTCGCGGCGGTTCATGGTGTCTGTGCTGGCGGCATGTCGGCGTTTGTCGCCGGCGCCGATATCCTGATTGCAGCCGACGATGCGAAATTTGTCGCGGCCTATCCCGGCATCGGATTTTCGTGCGACGCCGGTTCGAGCATTATGTACGCCCGCCGCATGGGCGCGGCGCGCGCACGGCGCTTTCTCCTCCTGAACGAGACGCTGACCGCCGATGCGGCGCTGGCGTGCGGTCTTGCCGACGAGGTGCACGCGCGCGACGCCTTCCTCGGGCGCGCCGAAGAGATCGCGCGCCAGCTTGCTGCGGGGCCGACCAAGGCATTTGGCGAAATCCGGCGGCTGATGCTCAGCGTTTACGACCAGCCGCTCGAGACGCAGCTCGAGCTTGAAGCACAGGCGCTCAGCCGATCATCCGCGACGCGCGACGCAGCCAATGCGATCGTTGCGTTTTCCGAGCGTCGCCGCCCTGAATTTGGAGGCGTGTGA
- a CDS encoding enoyl-CoA hydratase: MTHVPLLVERHGRIAVLIFNRPDKLNALSGPLRRLFIETLAALAADGDVRAVVLTGAGRAFSAGLDLAEIAASGKSVEDNVATENMVDAITAFPKPIIGAINGLAVTGGFEIALALDILLVAESASFTDSHVRVGITPGWGLSQRLSRAVGRSRANELSLSGRALGAHEAAAWGLANRVYTAAELVPAALALAEQIAAHQPGGVMAMKRLIADGFGTSLAEGLRLEDAAARAANREVGADAVASGFARARAAS; the protein is encoded by the coding sequence ATGACCCACGTCCCTTTGCTTGTCGAACGGCACGGCCGGATCGCGGTCCTGATCTTCAACCGGCCCGACAAGCTCAATGCCTTGTCGGGGCCGCTGCGTCGTCTGTTTATCGAAACCTTGGCCGCACTCGCCGCTGACGGGGACGTGCGCGCCGTCGTGTTGACCGGCGCGGGCCGCGCTTTTTCGGCGGGGCTTGACCTCGCCGAGATCGCAGCCTCGGGCAAAAGCGTCGAAGACAATGTCGCTACCGAGAATATGGTCGATGCGATTACCGCATTCCCGAAGCCGATCATCGGCGCCATCAACGGGCTGGCGGTGACCGGCGGCTTCGAAATCGCGCTGGCGCTCGACATCCTGCTTGTTGCGGAAAGCGCATCTTTCACCGACAGTCATGTTCGTGTCGGCATTACGCCCGGGTGGGGGCTGTCGCAGCGCCTCTCGCGCGCGGTTGGCCGTTCACGCGCGAACGAATTGTCGCTTTCCGGCCGCGCGCTTGGCGCCCACGAGGCGGCGGCGTGGGGGCTTGCCAATCGCGTCTATACCGCGGCCGAACTTGTGCCGGCCGCCCTTGCGCTGGCCGAGCAAATCGCTGCGCATCAGCCGGGCGGCGTCATGGCCATGAAGCGGCTCATCGCCGACGGATTCGGGACCAGCCTTGCCGAAGGATTGCGCCTCGAAGACGCCGCAGCGCGCGCGGCCAATCGCGAGGTCGGTGCCGATGCGGTTGCGTCGGGCTTCGCCCGCGCAAGGGCCGCGAGCTGA
- a CDS encoding AMP-binding protein, with protein MWLFPEIRTLGQYPEYWARHDGERLALRTFERNVSFAEFDQASNQVAHYLLGGIAEPGGLVGFMGKNSFDFYFALFGCARTRSGLVIYNWRLAARELAEQIADSQARHAIIEREFEPLWEAACALLDSPPDVIWIDAENTLEALVASQSVEKPAVHVELEDTAFQLYTSGTTGRAKGVMLAHGATNMMRLSEHLEPAYRWEDGDSFVNGLPNFHLLHIGITLQCLYNGVAIDIVRQFDPAVMLDAIGRQRPTLLTLTPTMLQMLLDHPAAAETDFSSLRLTLYAGSAISLGLIKRAIAAMPCQFMQFYGSTEAGGATSILRPNEHDLDDEAKLQSCGRPLPLIECRILDGQGNEVAEGEPGELYIRQPSITKGYWRQPDVTAQVISDGWYRSGDIVRRDAEGLYYIVDRAKDMIVSGGENIYSAEVENILSTHPGVAAVAVIGVPDSRWGEAVKAIVIPKKEGTEEGEILVWCRERLAAYKVPKSVDFVAEFPLVPSGKVSKKDLRARYWGEEGRNIG; from the coding sequence ATGTGGCTCTTTCCCGAAATCCGAACCCTCGGCCAATATCCCGAATATTGGGCACGGCACGACGGCGAACGGCTCGCGCTCAGGACATTCGAGCGAAACGTCAGCTTTGCCGAATTCGATCAGGCCTCAAACCAGGTCGCACATTATCTGCTCGGCGGCATCGCGGAGCCGGGCGGGCTCGTCGGTTTCATGGGCAAGAACAGCTTCGATTTCTATTTCGCGCTCTTCGGATGCGCGCGCACGCGGAGCGGGCTGGTCATTTACAACTGGCGGCTGGCGGCGCGCGAACTGGCCGAACAGATTGCCGACAGCCAGGCGCGGCATGCGATAATCGAGCGCGAGTTCGAACCGCTGTGGGAGGCCGCCTGTGCGCTTCTTGACTCGCCGCCCGACGTGATCTGGATCGATGCCGAGAACACACTCGAAGCACTCGTCGCCAGCCAGTCGGTCGAGAAACCCGCGGTTCACGTCGAACTCGAAGACACAGCCTTCCAGCTCTACACCTCGGGGACCACCGGGCGGGCGAAGGGCGTCATGCTGGCACATGGCGCCACAAACATGATGCGACTCAGCGAGCATCTCGAGCCAGCCTATCGGTGGGAAGACGGCGACAGTTTCGTCAACGGCTTGCCGAATTTTCACCTTCTGCACATCGGCATCACGCTTCAATGTCTTTATAATGGCGTTGCCATCGACATCGTGCGGCAATTCGATCCGGCGGTCATGCTCGACGCGATCGGCCGCCAGCGCCCGACGTTGCTTACGCTCACGCCGACCATGCTGCAGATGCTGCTTGACCACCCGGCCGCCGCCGAAACCGACTTCTCATCGCTCCGGCTGACCCTCTATGCGGGCTCTGCTATCTCGCTCGGACTGATCAAGCGGGCAATTGCAGCCATGCCGTGCCAGTTCATGCAATTTTACGGATCCACCGAGGCAGGCGGCGCGACCTCGATCCTGCGACCAAATGAACATGATCTCGACGATGAAGCCAAGCTCCAAAGTTGTGGCCGTCCCCTGCCGCTGATCGAATGTCGCATTCTCGATGGGCAGGGAAATGAGGTCGCCGAGGGCGAGCCCGGCGAACTCTACATCCGCCAGCCGTCGATCACCAAAGGATATTGGCGGCAGCCCGACGTCACGGCGCAGGTCATTTCCGACGGCTGGTATCGCAGCGGCGATATTGTTCGCCGCGATGCCGAAGGCCTTTATTATATCGTCGATCGCGCCAAGGACATGATTGTGTCCGGCGGGGAGAATATCTACTCGGCCGAGGTCGAGAATATCCTCTCGACCCACCCGGGCGTCGCCGCGGTTGCCGTTATCGGGGTTCCCGATTCGCGCTGGGGCGAGGCGGTCAAGGCGATCGTGATCCCCAAGAAAGAAGGCACTGAAGAGGGAGAAATCCTCGTCTGGTGTCGCGAACGGCTGGCCGCATACAAAGTGCCGAAAAGCGTCGATTTTGTCGCAGAGTTTCCGCTCGTCCCTTCGGGAAAAGTGTCGAAAAAGGATTTGCGCGCCCGCTATTGGGGCGAGGAGGGGAGGAACATAGGGTGA
- a CDS encoding SDR family oxidoreductase — MLESRHIVIIGGSSGIGFAVAEAAIAAGATVRIGSTSMAKIEAAVARLGPRATGAIVDTTDEVSLAAFFAGAGAIHHLAHTAGDRLPRGLTIGPDFDLLAAQGAMGARFWGPLLAVKHALPYLAPDASVTLTAGLYAHRPAKGSTMSTAIAGAVEHLARGLAVELAPIRVNAVTPGLIATEMWAKVPDAARSDMTRPQPLPRMGTPHDAAEAYLYFMRAGFTTGQIAVVDGGRIFA; from the coding sequence ATGCTCGAAAGCCGCCACATCGTCATTATCGGCGGGAGCTCGGGGATCGGTTTCGCGGTCGCCGAGGCCGCGATCGCCGCAGGGGCGACCGTCCGCATCGGATCGACCAGCATGGCCAAAATCGAGGCTGCGGTCGCGCGGCTTGGACCCCGCGCCACGGGCGCGATCGTCGATACGACCGACGAAGTGAGCCTCGCCGCCTTCTTCGCGGGCGCGGGTGCCATCCACCATCTCGCCCACACGGCGGGCGACCGCCTGCCGCGCGGGCTGACGATCGGACCCGACTTCGATCTTCTCGCCGCGCAGGGCGCGATGGGCGCCCGCTTCTGGGGGCCGCTACTCGCTGTGAAACACGCGTTGCCGTACCTCGCACCCGACGCTTCGGTCACGCTCACCGCAGGCCTCTATGCGCACCGGCCCGCCAAGGGCTCGACGATGTCGACCGCAATCGCCGGCGCGGTCGAGCATCTTGCGCGCGGCCTTGCGGTCGAACTCGCGCCGATCCGCGTGAACGCGGTGACGCCCGGCCTGATCGCCACCGAGATGTGGGCGAAGGTGCCCGATGCAGCGCGGTCCGACATGACCCGGCCCCAACCGCTCCCCCGCATGGGAACGCCACACGATGCCGCCGAAGCCTATCTCTATTTCATGCGGGCGGGGTTCACGACGGGCCAGATTGCCGTCGTCGACGGCGGCCGGATTTTCGCCTGA
- a CDS encoding acyl-CoA dehydrogenase family protein yields the protein MTATRPLPTEEDLAAIREGVRAVCAPFDDEYWLDRDNTGEFPKDFHRAMADGGWLGITMPEEYGGSGLGVTEAMTMMNEVAACGGGFAAASTIHINLFGPHPIVVKGTPEQKARWVPQLVAGEDQCCFGFTEPDAGLNTTRIKTFAEKVPGGYLVNGQKVWTSTAQVANKIMLLTRTTKFEDCAKPTDGITIFYTDLDRSKIDVHLIPKMGRKAVDSNAIFIDGLFIPEEDRIGEEGKGFSYILHSLNPERILIGAEAIGIGRDALRRATQYAKERVVFDRPIGQNQGIQHPLAEKWMYLESAWLMVEKAARLYDSGLPCGAEANSAKFLAARACHDAAWQSVATHGGFGYAKEYHVERLYRESALTRLAPITEQLIMSFIAEKVLGLPKSY from the coding sequence ATGACTGCCACCCGCCCGCTTCCGACCGAAGAGGATCTCGCCGCGATCCGCGAAGGCGTCCGCGCCGTCTGCGCGCCTTTTGACGATGAATATTGGCTCGACCGCGACAATACAGGCGAATTCCCGAAGGATTTCCACCGCGCGATGGCCGATGGCGGCTGGCTTGGTATCACCATGCCCGAGGAATATGGCGGCTCGGGGCTAGGGGTCACCGAGGCGATGACGATGATGAACGAGGTGGCGGCCTGCGGCGGCGGCTTCGCGGCGGCCTCGACGATCCACATCAACCTGTTCGGCCCGCATCCGATCGTCGTGAAAGGTACGCCCGAGCAAAAGGCGCGCTGGGTCCCGCAGCTCGTTGCGGGCGAGGACCAGTGCTGCTTCGGCTTCACCGAGCCCGACGCCGGGCTCAACACGACGCGGATCAAGACATTCGCCGAAAAGGTTCCCGGCGGCTATCTCGTAAACGGTCAAAAGGTCTGGACCTCGACGGCGCAGGTCGCGAACAAGATCATGCTGCTCACGCGCACAACCAAGTTCGAGGATTGCGCCAAGCCAACCGACGGCATCACCATCTTCTACACCGATCTCGATCGCAGCAAGATCGATGTCCATCTGATCCCCAAGATGGGCCGCAAGGCGGTGGATTCGAACGCGATCTTCATCGACGGCCTGTTCATTCCCGAGGAGGACCGGATCGGCGAGGAGGGCAAGGGCTTCTCCTACATTCTCCACAGCCTCAACCCTGAGCGCATCCTGATCGGTGCCGAGGCGATCGGCATCGGCCGCGACGCGCTGCGCCGCGCGACGCAATATGCCAAGGAACGTGTCGTGTTCGATCGGCCGATCGGCCAGAACCAGGGCATCCAGCATCCGCTCGCCGAGAAATGGATGTATCTGGAATCGGCCTGGTTGATGGTCGAGAAGGCTGCGCGCCTCTACGACAGCGGCCTGCCCTGCGGCGCCGAGGCGAACAGCGCGAAATTCCTCGCGGCGCGCGCTTGCCACGATGCTGCGTGGCAGTCGGTCGCGACCCACGGCGGCTTCGGCTATGCCAAGGAATATCATGTCGAGCGGCTCTACCGCGAAAGCGCGCTGACCCGGCTCGCTCCGATCACCGAGCAGCTGATCATGAGCTTCATCGCCGAGAAGGTGCTCGGCCTCCCCAAAAGCTATTGA
- a CDS encoding SDR family NAD(P)-dependent oxidoreductase: MGMMDGKAVLVTGAGRGVGRGIALEMAKAGAAVVVNDLGVSLTGEGGDEGSPAEQVVAEIVAMGGKAVANHDSVAEWDGACAMVKAAIDGFGRIDAVVNNAGNLRDMYFHKMGPDDFDAVLAVHLKGSFNTSRAAAPFFKEQGAGAYVHMTSTSGLIGNFGQANYAAAKLGIVGLSKSIALDMQRFGVRSNAVAPFAWTRMIDSIPTDTPEQQKRVDGLKKLDADKIAPFVVALTSDAGAKVTGQIFAVRNNEISLFSQPRPVRTAHTAEGWTPETVAERVFDQFANDFYPLHRSADVFTWEPV, encoded by the coding sequence ATGGGAATGATGGACGGAAAAGCCGTGCTGGTCACCGGCGCGGGACGCGGCGTCGGCCGGGGTATCGCGCTCGAGATGGCAAAGGCCGGCGCAGCGGTGGTGGTCAACGACCTCGGCGTCTCGCTGACCGGCGAAGGTGGCGATGAGGGGTCGCCGGCCGAACAGGTTGTGGCCGAGATTGTCGCGATGGGCGGAAAAGCGGTCGCCAATCATGACAGCGTCGCCGAGTGGGACGGCGCCTGCGCGATGGTGAAGGCCGCGATTGACGGATTTGGGCGCATCGACGCGGTGGTCAACAATGCCGGGAACCTCCGCGACATGTATTTCCACAAAATGGGTCCCGACGATTTCGACGCGGTGCTCGCCGTGCACCTCAAGGGCAGCTTCAACACGAGCCGCGCCGCCGCGCCCTTCTTCAAGGAGCAAGGCGCGGGCGCCTATGTCCACATGACCTCGACGAGCGGGCTCATCGGCAATTTTGGCCAAGCCAATTATGCCGCCGCCAAGCTCGGCATCGTCGGCCTGTCGAAATCGATCGCGCTCGACATGCAGCGTTTTGGCGTCCGCTCGAACGCGGTCGCGCCTTTCGCCTGGACGCGGATGATCGATTCGATCCCGACCGACACCCCCGAACAACAGAAGCGCGTCGACGGGCTGAAGAAGCTCGACGCCGACAAGATCGCGCCGTTCGTCGTCGCGCTCACCAGCGATGCCGGCGCCAAGGTGACCGGGCAGATTTTCGCGGTGCGCAACAACGAGATATCCCTCTTCTCGCAGCCGCGCCCTGTCCGCACCGCACACACCGCCGAAGGCTGGACGCCCGAGACGGTGGCCGAGCGCGTCTTCGACCAGTTCGCAAACGACTTCTACCCGCTCCACCGTTCGGCCGATGTCTTCACCTGGGAACCGGTCTGA
- a CDS encoding MaoC family dehydratase: MAGLYFEQFSVGQVFDHEIRRTVTDMDNILFSSLTYNPAAIHIDHAYAATTEFGKPLMNSIFTLGLVIGLSVQDTTLGTTIANLGMSETTFPKPVFAGDTIRARTTVIELRDSKSRPTQGIVAFEHLGLNQNDEIVCRTLRGALMIRSPA, encoded by the coding sequence ATGGCGGGACTTTACTTCGAGCAGTTCAGCGTCGGTCAGGTCTTCGATCACGAAATCCGCCGGACGGTGACCGACATGGACAATATCCTGTTCAGCTCGCTCACCTATAATCCGGCGGCGATCCATATCGATCATGCCTATGCGGCGACGACCGAGTTCGGCAAGCCGCTGATGAATTCGATCTTCACGCTCGGGCTCGTCATCGGCCTCTCGGTCCAGGACACGACGCTCGGGACAACGATCGCCAATCTCGGCATGAGCGAAACGACCTTCCCGAAGCCCGTGTTCGCCGGCGATACGATCCGCGCGCGCACCACGGTGATCGAGCTGCGCGACAGCAAGTCGCGTCCGACGCAGGGCATCGTCGCCTTCGAGCATCTCGGGCTCAACCAGAACGACGAGATCGTCTGCCGCACGTTGCGCGGCGCCCTGATGATCCGGAGCCCCGCGTGA
- a CDS encoding MaoC/PaaZ C-terminal domain-containing protein, protein MAFQPDRLLAHDFGEARQSYTARDAILYALGLGLGHDPLDDSDLVFLDETRLKLLPSFAVTLCSPGMWIRDPAFGVDFRRLVHSAQAADYHAPLPAAADVVGTAKVVSLFDRGGGRGAVLELERRIADAASGEAYCTLRQTLLLRGNGGFGGPPPPASSSVIPDVEPSAHASVPLSTRAALIYRLSGDWNPLHIDPAFARSAGFDRPIMHGLGSYGVAGAAVARALGRDPATLSHLACRFSGIVLPGDTLQFTIWPTSDGAAFRAHVGDRLVLDEGQAAWRPCE, encoded by the coding sequence ATGGCGTTTCAGCCCGATCGTCTCCTGGCGCATGATTTCGGCGAAGCGCGGCAAAGCTATACCGCGCGCGATGCGATCCTCTACGCGCTCGGCCTCGGGCTCGGGCACGACCCGCTCGACGACAGCGACTTGGTTTTCCTGGACGAAACGCGGCTCAAACTGCTGCCGAGCTTCGCCGTCACGCTCTGTTCGCCGGGCATGTGGATCCGCGATCCCGCCTTTGGCGTAGATTTTCGCCGTCTCGTTCACAGCGCGCAAGCGGCCGACTATCATGCGCCGCTGCCAGCCGCGGCCGATGTCGTCGGTACCGCCAAGGTGGTCAGCCTTTTCGATCGCGGCGGGGGGCGCGGGGCGGTGCTCGAGCTCGAACGCCGGATCGCCGACGCGGCGAGCGGCGAGGCTTACTGCACCCTGCGTCAGACGCTGCTGCTACGTGGCAACGGTGGGTTTGGCGGACCGCCGCCGCCTGCGTCTTCCTCGGTCATCCCGGATGTCGAGCCCAGCGCACATGCCAGTGTCCCGCTCTCGACACGCGCCGCGCTGATCTACCGCCTCTCGGGCGACTGGAACCCGCTCCATATCGATCCCGCCTTCGCGCGCAGTGCGGGCTTCGACCGCCCCATCATGCACGGCCTCGGCAGCTATGGTGTCGCGGGCGCCGCAGTCGCGCGCGCGCTCGGACGCGATCCCGCAACGCTGAGCCATCTCGCCTGCCGCTTTTCGGGGATCGTGCTGCCCGGCGACACCCTTCAATTCACCATATGGCCCACCTCGGACGGCGCGGCCTTTCGTGCCCATGTTGGCGATCGGCTGGTCCTCGACGAGGGACAGGCCGCCTGGAGACCCTGCGAATGA